The genomic segment TGCCGCCCGACCCGGCGCCCACCGAGACCACCGGCGACACGACCGTCAACGTCCTGTCGGGCGGCGCGCTGGCCAACTCGTTCGACGCCAACGAGGGCTCGACCGTCAACGTGCAGGGCGGGTCGGTGGGGCACTACCTCGACCTGTTCTCGGGCGCCACGCTCAACCTGCACTCGGGCTCGGTCGGCGCCTGGGTCGACGCCAACGACGGCTCGACGGTGAACATCTACGGCGGTTTCGTCCACGACTCGTTCCAGGCTCGCTCCGGCTCGGTGGTGAACATCGAGGGGGGTGAGGTCGACCACTTCTTCCACGCCCACCCGGGTTCGACCGTGAATATCCGCGGCGGCGAACTCGGCATCGCCTTCGAGGCCCACGGGGATGCGGTCGTCAACCTGGACGGCGGATCCCTCGAAGCGTTCTCCGACATCTACGACCAGGTGGTGCTCAACATCAACGGCGGCGTCTTCCGGCACGGCGGTGGAATCGCCCCCGGCCTGGGGCTGCACGCGCACTCGGGCACGACGGTCAACCTCACCGCGGGCGGGGGATCGGTTTTCGACATGGAGGAGGATGTCGACTTCAACATGAGCGGCGGCTGGGTAGGGTCGGTCGCCGTGCCCAACGCGTCGGAGTTCAGCTTCTCCGGCGGCGAGGTGAACGGCGGCATGACCCTCCTGGCGGGCGGCGTCGCGCGGATGAGCGGTGGCGGCGCGAACCTGGGAGTCGAGATCGCCAGCGGCGGGTCGCTGTCGCTCAGCGGCGGCAGCATCGGCCAGTACTCACAAGTCGACCCCGGAGGCCTGCTCACGATCAGCGGCTACGACTTCCGCCTCGACGGGGCCCCCATCGCGAACCTCGACACGCCCGGCGCCGAGGCTCCGTTCGACGCGCCTACTGGGAGTGTGCTGTCGGGGGTGCTGGCGGACGGGTCGGCGTTCGCCTTCGACCTACGGTCTGGGGCGGACAAGATTGCCGCGGGCGCGCTGACGCTCGCGCGGCGCGAGACCCCATCCCTGCCCACCCTGGTCGAGGTGACCACGCCGACGCCCGACTTCTACGGCGTGGGCGCCGGGCGGGAGGTGCGGCTGCTGCCTGGCGGCGAGCTGCGACGCGGCTTCACCGCCGGCGTCGGCAGCGTGATCGATGTGCAGGGCGGGCAGGTGGGCGGCGGCTTCGACGCCGTCGGCGCCCACGTGGTGCAGACCGGCGGCCTGATTGGCGCCGGCGCCGAACTGCTCACCGGCGCCACGCTGGAGCTGCGCGGCGGCGCGGTCGAGGGGAGCATCGGCGTCCGCGCCGGGTCCACCGTGGTGATGAGCGGCGGCAGCATCGGCCAAAACGGAAACGCCCGTATCGAGGTAAGCAGCGGGGGAGCATTCCTGCTGACGGGCGGCACGCTGGGAGACGACGTTGATGTCGCCGCCGGCGCCGAGTTCCAGGTGCACGGCGCCGGCTTCCGGATCAACGGCCAACCGGTTGAGGGACTGGAGGCCGAAGGCGCCACGACCGGCGTAACGGTCCCGCCGGACGCGTTGTTCACCGGCGTGCTGGCCGACGGGTCGCCGTTCTCGTTCTGGAGCAGCGACGACTTCCGCGACACCGTGACGCTCCAGCGCGTCACGCCCCCACCGGCCGAGCCAACCACGTTCGAGTCGCCGGGGCAGGAGCCGCCGACCGGGCTGCGCGGCGGGCAGACGCTCGTGCTCTCGCCGGGCGGTTCGGCGCCCAACAGCTTCATCGCCGCCCACGGCAGCACCGTGCGGGTTGAGGGCGGCGTGATGGGCGGCAACTTCGAGGCGCTCGGCGCCGAGGTGACGGTCTCGTCCGGCAGGGTGGAGGGGGTCTTCGACGCGCTCGACGCAACGCACGTCACGATCGACGGGGGCGAGGTGACCGGCGTCAACGTGGCCTACGGCAGCACGCTCCTGCTATCCGCCGGCGCCATCACCGGCCGCATGGTCGCCAGCCACGACTCGCACGTCACGATCGCCGGCGGCACGAACATCTCCGGCGTGGGCGATGACGGGATGCAAGCGCAATCGGGCGCGACGATCGAGATCCTCGGCGGCGCGGTTGGCAACTGGGTTTCTGCCGACGCGGGCGGGCTGGTGCGGATCGCGGGGGGGACCGTCGGCCGCACGGTGCGGGGCGGGAGCCGGGCCGTGTGGTCCCGGAACGAATCGCGGGTCGTGATGACCGGCGGCGTGGTGCAGGCGTACGACTTCATCGCGGGCGTCGACTCGCAGGCGTGGCTGCTGGGCGGCGAGGTCCAGCAGCAGCTAGCCGTCGACCCCGGCGGCCGGTCCACGATGCTGGGCGGCCTGGTCGGCGGCCTCCGCGCCGCGGGCGTGGCGGCGCTGCACGGCGGCCGCGTGGCCGGCCCGACCCAGGTATCGGCTGGCGGGGAGCTGCGGGTCTTCGGGATCGAGTTCCTTGTTGACGGCGCGCCCGTGCCGGGCCTCGACGCGATGGGCGACAGCGTCACCCTCAACACGTTCACCGGGCAGCTCTTGCAGGCGGTGCTGAGCGACGGCACGCAGTATGAGCTCACGCTCGATCCATCCACGCCGCCCTCCGGCGACTGGGTGGCCGACGGCGCGGCGGTCCGCCTGACGCTCGCCGGCCTGTCGGGCGACTACAACGCCGACGGCGTGGTCGACGCGGCCGACTACACCGCGTGGCGTGACGCGGTCGGCAGCCAGGGCGCCGGGCTCCCCACCGACGGCGACATGAACGGCGCCGTCGACCAGGACGACTACCTCGTGTGGCGCAACAACTACGGCGCCAGCCTGGCGGAGCTGCTTAGCGGCGCGGCGGCGCCCGTCCCTGAGCCGGCGGCCGCAGCGCTGCTTGCGCTCGTTATCACGCTAGGCGGTAGCAGGCGGGGACGCGCCTCGCGGCGTGTCGCCATGGCGATGCTCGCTATTCCTGCAGCACCGTGACGTCCTCCAGCACGCCGGCCGACGTGAGCTTGGAGAAGCCGTAGGCGCCGTTCTTGGTGGCGTCGCCGGGGCGGGCGACCTCGCCGTTGAACTTGGCGAGCAGGATAAACCCGACGTTGGGCGTGGTGAGCCGCTTGAGCGCCGCGTCGATCGACTCGCCCTCCTCCAGCCAGATGGTCATGCCGGGCGAGTAGGTCTGACCGCGGCTGTAAACCTCGCGGCCGCCGACCAGCATGGCGATCTTGGTCTGGTACGGCGTGATGGTGCGGGTGATGACTTCGTCCCGCTTGCGGCGCAGCGAGCCCCGCGGGTTGGGGTCGATGTGGATCTCCTGCGACGGCAGCTGCTTGCACACCACGGTCACGACGATGTCGGCCGAGTCGGCGATCTCGAAGCCGGCGTCGCGCAGGTTCTGCTCGACGGCCGGGCGCACCTCGTGGCGGCGTTCGAGCCCCGGCGCCAGGTCCAGCGCCACCTCGACGGCGTCGCCCGGCCGCGCGACCAGCAGGTCCTCGGGCTCGCCCAGGCTGGCGGCGGTCTCGTGGATCGCGGGGTGCGACAGGCTGACCGACGCGACATAGGGAGCCTCGCGTCCGTGGGTGCGGGGGGCGAACCAGAGCCGGCCGTTGGCGACCCGCGTGGCCGAGCCGTGGGACGCGCGGCCGCCGATCTCGAACTCCCACAGCAGGATCCGCCGCCGCGGGTCGTACAGGTACTTGTGGTCGACCAGCAGGTACTCGCCAACCCACTCCAGCGTGTCGGCGAAGTGGATCTCCGGCCGGTAGAGCCGGCGGGTCAGTTCGCCGGAGGCGAGGTCCCAGGTCAGCAGCGCGCCGCCGCCGACCGCCGCCAGCGCGGTCTGATCGGGGCTGAACGCGATCGCGTCGAGCCGGACGGTCTGCTCAGGCAGCGGCAGCGTCCCTACATGCCGCCCGCGGGCGAGGTCGAACACCAGCAGCTCGCGCTGGTTCACCGCCGCGTACAGCCTGCCGTGCGGGCCGACCGCGGCGCCGAAGACGCCGTTCGCCTCCTTGGGCAGCGCGTACTTCGCCTCGGCTGTTTTCCAGTCCCACACGATGGGCGGCTTGAACATGTCGCCGCGGGTCATGACCAGGTCGGGGCCGAGGAACTGCGCGTGCTTGACGTCGGCCCCGCCGAAGTGGCCGCCGACCACGTAGGGCTGCCAGTGCGCGACCATCTCGGCCTCGCGGGCGCCGAGCCGGTAGACGTAGACGGTCGTCTCGTCGACCCTGAAGCCGTCGGCCCGGGCGAGCACAATCCCCTTCTCCAGCAGCGTGTCGAGCACGACCGACTCCGCCGGCAGCGCGATCGTGGCGCGGTGCTGGCCGCTGACCGGCGCCACGCAATCCAGGTACCACTGGGCATCGCCGCCGACCTGGCCGTGCTTGCGCTCGATCGCGAGCCGCTTGCCCGAGGCCGACAGGTGGATCCCGCCGTACTCCTCGAAGAACGCGTCCGAGCCGCGGATCTGGGGGAGGTCCACCGTCTTGGCGGAAGCCAGGGTGGGGGTCGGGGCGGCGTCGGACGGCGAGAACCGCCAGGACGCGTTCTTCCTCAGCGGGACCTGACGCAGGCCGCTGATGTCGGCCTGCAGCCGCGTGTCGGCCGCCTGCTTGGGCTCCGCCACGGCGAACGGGTTCTCTTCGTTCACCTCCTGCCCGCCGCTGGCGATGAATTGCTGGTCGGCCTCGCACAGCTTGGCGATCGGCACGCGCACGGTGCGGCCGTCGGTCCGCTTGAGCACCGCGGTCTGGCCCTCGACCGACTCGAGCGAAGCGCTGATGGTGAACCGGCCGGTGCTGTCCTGCCAGGTCCGCGGCGCCGAGGCGCCCATCCGCGCCGACCGCATCCGCACCGGGTCGGCCGGCAGCAGGAGCGACGCCAGCGCGCGCAGGCGTTTGGCGTCCGACTTCCGCAGCAGCGCGGGGACCAGGTCGGCCGGGTTCTCGATCTTCACGGTCGGGTAGTCGAAGCCCCCCTCGCCAATCAGCTCGGCCGCGGCCCAGACGCCGTTGTACTGGCAGTCGACGCGGTCGCCGATCTGGAAGCCGTCGGGGTTGATGGGCGACTTCGCGATCGCGTCTCCCCGGCGG from the Posidoniimonas corsicana genome contains:
- a CDS encoding SHD1 domain-containing protein, whose protein sequence is MHLFRWMLLASLPFTLAAAARPAVAQQDIVVIEITNLNSLKGEEEADPKDVAKGVLQAMGEEELAGKAFFMSDDHGPGGASATDMIMSLIQLAAPEQCRVMMRNGRIAVAPIDDFDRFCDGLTFGRIVSKDRRLGNLEIRVDPAALDADAIRRRARDAGRTIMLEARSRVSARGRRGDAIAKSPINPDGFQIGDRVDCQYNGVWAAAELIGEGGFDYPTVKIENPADLVPALLRKSDAKRLRALASLLLPADPVRMRSARMGASAPRTWQDSTGRFTISASLESVEGQTAVLKRTDGRTVRVPIAKLCEADQQFIASGGQEVNEENPFAVAEPKQAADTRLQADISGLRQVPLRKNASWRFSPSDAAPTPTLASAKTVDLPQIRGSDAFFEEYGGIHLSASGKRLAIERKHGQVGGDAQWYLDCVAPVSGQHRATIALPAESVVLDTLLEKGIVLARADGFRVDETTVYVYRLGAREAEMVAHWQPYVVGGHFGGADVKHAQFLGPDLVMTRGDMFKPPIVWDWKTAEAKYALPKEANGVFGAAVGPHGRLYAAVNQRELLVFDLARGRHVGTLPLPEQTVRLDAIAFSPDQTALAAVGGGALLTWDLASGELTRRLYRPEIHFADTLEWVGEYLLVDHKYLYDPRRRILLWEFEIGGRASHGSATRVANGRLWFAPRTHGREAPYVASVSLSHPAIHETAASLGEPEDLLVARPGDAVEVALDLAPGLERRHEVRPAVEQNLRDAGFEIADSADIVVTVVCKQLPSQEIHIDPNPRGSLRRKRDEVITRTITPYQTKIAMLVGGREVYSRGQTYSPGMTIWLEEGESIDAALKRLTTPNVGFILLAKFNGEVARPGDATKNGAYGFSKLTSAGVLEDVTVLQE